CCAAAGAGTCATAGGTTATGACAACATGTTTAGTCGCTGTTGATGACTATTaactcaaattattttattttattttatttatttgtcataGTGTTAAGTTTGTCTCATCCAATGACTTGCATTCTGGGCATATATGCTACATAATCTCGCTGATATCACGAGCAGATCAAATGGTAACGTCTAAGAAATAAGACATTATTTTTAAGCTAAAAATTATTACTCTATCAATATAACTTTAACGAGTATCACATATTTTTTGACATACAGTCTAGTAGTCTacagataaatatttattgacatttaatatttgtttcaacTGAAAAAAAAGTTCGTATAGTTGTATGTCAACATTCAGCAGTATTGGCCTATTGGGAATTGTTGCcagtaacaaaaataacaaGAACTTTCTCAAATGAGTCAAAAGGGGTatttgttcaaagtaaaatatCAGTGTGGTCCAGTTCAGAACTTGACGATATTTTAGAGCCAGAATATGGTAAAGCTTGAAGTTTACCAATTAAGAATTGATAATTGATGCCAAATGAACTTTACATActtgtgtttattttttctatGATATGATATTTACATAACTCATTCGAATTTATTTGCATTCACGGTTCTGTCAGTATTTTTCTGAGCTTCTCCCCTTATGGATATAAGATTCGTTTTTATCTCTCTGCAAAGTCTACCCTCAATGAGCCGAACGGGCAACCACATCTTCGGCTTAACATCAACAACATATGAAAGTGTCGTGTTAACTTCTTGAATCGGAGACTCCTCAGGATTTCCACTGCTGAACAGCTGCAAAACCATCAGTGTATAGGAGGTTAGCATTGTACTTGTGTGTCAAACACGTTGAATATATGGTTTTAAAATCTCATAAACTTAGCATCTTTGAAAACAAAGGCATtgaatatattgaaaattgaGGAATGCTGTGTATTGTGGTGAAAGTCAAATCAAAAGCAAACAAGGTCCCTTTTTGTCAATAAGTTAAGTTTCTAATAAATCATAGTTCCATTTGGTCAATATcctaaataatttcaaaatttgagtTTCCAAGATATGATGCACTTCATTTCCAAGATGTGATGCGATCCATTAATTTTAGAAACTAAGACCATGTTAGATTTAAGAAAGCGTTTTCCTAATTTTCTAgttttttttccttatttttccttttaattacaaaaatgacaCATTTTATTCTTTGTTTCATGTTTTCCAAGACTGCATAGGAAAtggtgaaaataatttaaaactgattttatgatttttacacaattttttcaaaataaaaaacaaaataaaagtaagGTATCGTTtttaaaggaaaaacaaaaagttTTGTCAAACCAATTTGGTCCTAAGAAATCAACATTTGGAAAGTACTAGTGAAGTAGATGATTTTTATGCTGGACACAGAAGAATTCTAAcaagaataaacaaaaattgtacCTGCAAAATAGACCATTTTCCTTCAAAGAGCTGAAAGTCCCCTTCAATCATCTTGAAGTCTATATCACGCTTCATGCCAGATGGAAGAGTCTCCAAATCTTTCTCATAACAATCTATAACTCCTTTAGCATCAAATTTTAACCCAAATGCCAAGTTCTGCTCTCCAATCTGTTAAGATAATGGaacaacattaaatataattcgcAAACTAGGaaaaaacatagaaaatatatcagtcTGTAGTTCAGGTCAGGGGGAAATAAAATCATGATATACCATTGAATTTCTAAAGGTTGTAACTTAGAGAAAGTAAAATGGGCAAAATCATACAGTTGGCTATGCTATGATGTAACTCCTTCTTACACATCTTGATTTTAACCTAATATTCAAAATCACACGCTGTCTTTCGGTCACAAAAAAACTAAGTGTAACATCACTCTGACTCAGTTTGAAAGTAAAATGATGCACCAACTAATTTGCATTGTGTGGACATATCATTCACCAACATCAGTACTCCCACACTTTAAACGGGTAGCCACGTATGCATCATTACAACCGACAATTGTAGCCTACATAATTTCTACACCATCTGTGGTAATCAAACGGCTCCAATAAAATACGATACGTGATCATATATCATGAAGTAGGATGCTtcacatctttaaaataaagagTCACTCAAGAACGCATGTTCTTTAACACTCCAAGAGAGCTAATGCTTATAAACACAATCGTGTTGCCCtatgtttttttcttatattcaCTCAAGTATGAAGTGGTTGTGGGTGTGTATGAGGCTAATACAAAGTACAGCATTTCATACTGGGCATTAACATTCTAATGCATCCATTTCACATGTTAGATGTTAGCTAGTGTATTTGGAAGCTCCCTATTTAGAACTATACAAGTTATTCGATAACCTGTAGTTTCATCATGGAGTCCACAGAAAGTGACTCTCCTAATGAAGGAGAAAGGTCCTATGTAGCATAAACACTTCAGATTAAAGATGTGTCTTNNNNNNNNNNNNNNNNNNNNNNNNNNNNNNNNNNNNNNNNNNNNNNNNNNNNNNNNNNNNNNNNNNNNNNNNNNNNNNNNNNNNNNNNNNNNNNNNNNNNNNNNNNNNNNNNNNNNNNNNNNNNNNNNNNNNNNNNNNNNNNNNNNNNNNNNNNNNNNNNNNNNNNNNNNNNNNNNNNNNNNNNNNNNNNNNNNNNNNNNNNNNNNNNNNNNNNNNNNNNNNNNNNNNNNNNNNNNNNNNNNNNNNNNNNNNNNNNNNNNNNNNNNNNNNNNNNNNNNNNNNNNNNNNNNNNNNNNNNNNNNNNNNNNNNNNNNNNNNNNNNNNNNNNNNNNNNNNNNNNNNNNNNNNNNNNNNNNNNNNNNNNNNNNNNNNNNNNNNNNNNNNNNNNNNNNNNNNNNNNNNNNNNNNNNNNNNNNNNNNNNNTGTCTATGCCCGTGCTTCATAAGGAAGGTCCTCCCTAATACGGATCCTACCGAATAGCATTCTAAGCATTCATTTCACATGCAACTAAACTTCTATACCTTATAGCATGAGTCCTCGTGAGAGCTATGTTGTGTCCAATACAATTATACAAACAATCTCTAATAAGGATATTAGGCAATAATAAAACCTAGGCATCACTCTAATTCTCTATCTTTATCTCCCTCAATTATAGAAAAAACAGAAGTGGAATTAAGCCCAAATTATACCATGGTAATATATGATTTGAaagttataaaattaacaaaatgtaTTGGAAACCATAATTCCAAAAACatgcaacaaaaataataaaataaaaaaagcaaaCTTTAAAATCCCCATTTAGCTTAGAGAGGAAATAACCTGCAAAAGGCGAGCGAAATTGTGACCCTTTTGGATCAATTTGCTGAGAGCAAGACCAGGAATGAAATCAGCCAACTTCTCATAATCAGTCAAGATGGTCCAAATGGTATCAAGCCGAGCGTCAATGGAAATCCTAGACTCGATTCTGCGTGAATTCTTCTCCAGCTTCGTGACCTCTATGTACACACCATCTTCAGCCAATGATTGTAACTCTTCAATATCCTCAGCCTCTGTCACCAACAAATTGCCAGAATCATCGGCATCATCGGGGTTTAAAGTGGTTGGGTTGGGTTTGGAAGCGCGATACATGAAAGGAGTAGAGTTGGAGTGGAAGTTCAAGGAGCATGGTTTGGGAGGTGCAGTGGTGGAAAGGGTGGTGTTGAAATGAAAAGGGGGAGAGAATAAAAGGGAGGAATGGGTTATGGAAATGGAAGTGGGTAATGGTTGAGGAAATAGAAAAGCTTCTGAGGAGGCTGGAATCGCCGCGCGCATTGTTCGTTTCTCCTGTTTTGTCTTATTCAGTGCTATTCTCTTCTCTTATTTAACTGCTTCTTTCCAATGCAAAACCATATGTTCAACTTTAATCTATTCACTCAATCACCAAATTACACGTCAAATTATAGAGATTGGTATTTTAGTTccataaatttagaagatgtGACAAATTTAtctattagttaatttattGTCATATATTAACTTGttggattttaaaaatatgagagattaatttgtcaaatttaaaattaaaaaaaaaaaattatttattcttcTTCCTCTCATAGTTTGAACCGGTAATTTTCAactaaaaaagtaaattattattagaattgctgcaactaaaaataactttggaagataattttttttcatatgttagtaatttctctattttcatttattctttttctctaattttctctCCTATTTTTTCTAACGTTATCTCAAAGCTTGTTCGCTTGTTAATTGATTTCTCCGATTTCTCTAATTTTCCTTTCAAACTGAAGtaaaaaatgacaaaactaCACTAAAATACCACTTTCACAATCTGGGCTCATTCATGAAAATCAAGTGTTGTTCTAAGAGGTAACTCTCTGAGGAGATGTATCACAGACTAGAATAATAAATCGATTATTGTACTGTAACTTTTAATATGTCTATAGGGACCAAATTGCTAGTAAGTTAGCAATTTCATGGACAAATTTGTGTATattgattatgatttttgtAGGTTAAAATATATGGACTCAGATGACCAATTATATATTGCAACGGATTTGTATAAAGCCATTATCTATCAAGGCACCTACACCACCATTAAAGAATGCACCGCCACTCATTTTCTAAAGATGATTTCTCTTTTTTCCCTAATTTTCTCTTCCATTTTTTTCTACTATTATCTCAAAGTTTGTTTACtaatttctctaattttcttcttcaaactaAGGCACAAGAGAGACAAAACAAACTGAAATACCACTTTCACAATTTGGACCCACTATCAAGTGTTGTCTCAAGAATTAGTTgtccaaagaaaaaaaaaaagaaaaaaaaaagaatgctAAAAGTATTGTATTgcaatttttaatatgattgtAGGGACCAAAATAATCATATTCCAAAATTCTTTTTAGTTGCAACAACTCTAACAAacaacatttatttcataatgACATATGAGAATAACTAATTTCAAGCTTTCACTAATGGAGGAAAAAGAATAAGTGATTTTTGATTCtttcattttctacaatttgAATACCGTGAAAGAAGAAGCATAATTGATTATATAGATAGACATGTTACAGTATTTCAAAACTCAGACAAATTAACTCATCTCTTATGTGTCAATGAGTCAGCTAACAATCGAATTTGCAACCTAAGTAGTTAACGGCTAACATTATTTCATGGTGTTATTTACCAATTTCTAAATTTCACGAGGTAAATGTCTGACCTTTAAAATTCTAGGAGACAATTTAGTGATTTactgtaaaactattttatatagaCAGGCAATCAcaactaaattaaataaaaagcaaATCGATAAAAagctaaattatttgaaattaagttaaaagacagcgtatttataatttatacaatGTAATTATAGCCTTGAATACTTTGCTAATGTCTTTTAGATAACTAATGGTGacgagttaaaaaaaaaaaactaatgctATTGTTTTTGGttgaatttcttttatattattttttatttaaatttttttattatattttatattaaaatttatttttattcacaattttgttaaattttttacgtttttatttacatatttgtaaataattttcataattgtgaatttttcaATCTCTtaataagataaattaataaataattaaatattttactaaattttaattcttcaatatcaattttttttatatatttccgAACTTAGTCTCAAACATACTTACATTTTACgatatatcttttttaaatgatgattttttataaattaatacttttagtaaaaaattagattaatttcTATATCAATGACCTTATAgattccttaaaaaaaaaaacttatttcagCCATGCcaataaaaaaaaggtaattCAAAgtcattttagtttatttatctgaaaggaaaaaaaaagtttatccTTTTAGATAGTATACTGTGTCTGTGTGGTTGTGCCTTTAGGTTTGAGCTGAAGTGAAGTGTGAAGTGTGAAGTGAGAATTGAGAAGCTAAACTTGATTGTGAAGAAGAGCATTGGGTGATAGACCAATAAAGTGTTTTGACATTTTTTCCATCCAAAAAAGTCCCTCTTTCTCTCTTCAATTCACCTGTTAGTCATGACATCTTCATTCTCAACACAGTTGGTGCAGAGTCAGAACCTACTTTCTGGTTTTCATGCTATCCAGGTTACtatttcttattaattaatcatGCTCCTATGCTGAATCTTCAAATGTGAAATGATGTTTTCTAAATCATACTTTACAAATACACTCAATGTGTTATTAATTGCactttttcaaatcaaaattaacttaGGTCATTGGAAGCACCCAAACCATTTCCAAACCATTCATTTGAAATAGGATAATTTCACCAAAATTGAGAAACTGATTTggtatattttctttttgaggcGTCTTCTGTAATGTTAACTTGTATGCCtagcattttatttttgttaatggtaaatttttgttttttgtttttgtttttagggGAAGCCACAGGTAATCTGTAGCAGTGCCAGATCACAGCTTGGATGCAGTAAATTGTCTTCAAGATATCATTACTCGGCGAGGTTTTCTGTATCACAACAATCTAAAGCGAAATCAATCACTTCTCGGCGAATAACATGCACTAGTAGTGCTAAGGAAAATGTAAGTGTATCATTAAAAATTTGCGATTTAGAACTTGGTTTGCAGAAGTATTTTAGACCAATGTGAGACAGTGAAGGATAGTATTTTCAGGACTTAGCTTTTACTATGGGCTTATGAGTCCCACTCGGGTAATATGAAGCTTTTTCAATCATAGAATCATTTAGAAGGAATGATGTTTGGAATGTTCCATCTCCGTGTTTAGCTTGTATTGCGTTGACCCCAAAAATTACTGGCAATCTTGGTTAGCCAATTCTGCAGAGATTCACAATATCGGTT
The genomic region above belongs to Cicer arietinum cultivar CDC Frontier isolate Library 1 chromosome 4, Cicar.CDCFrontier_v2.0, whole genome shotgun sequence and contains:
- the LOC101510907 gene encoding uncharacterized protein, giving the protein MRAAIPASSEAFLFPQPLPTSISITHSSLLFSPPFHFNTTLSTTAPPKPCSLNFHSNSTPFMYRASKPNPTTLNPDDADDSGNLLVTEAEDIEELQSLAEDGVYIEVTKLEKNSRRIESRISIDARLDTIWTILTDYEKLADFIPGLALSKLIQKGHNFARLLQIGEQNLAFGLKFDAKGVIDCYEKDLETLPSGMKRDIDFKMIEGDFQLFEGKWSILQLFSSGNPEESPIQEVNTTLSYVVDVKPKMWLPVRLIEGRLCREIKTNLISIRGEAQKNTDRTVNANKFE